In the Sediminibacter sp. Hel_I_10 genome, one interval contains:
- a CDS encoding glycosyltransferase family 2 protein yields MDDPLISILVPFKNTERFLAQCLDSILAQSYANWELLIVDDHSTDMSYNIVANYAEKDKRIKLFKNENSGIIAALRTAYQNSHGQFITRMDSDDYMHPEKLKLMLKDLQNYGRQHIALGLVSYFSETRLGNGYKAYEDWLNQLSIGGNNYSQIYKECVIPSPCWMVHRDDFEICRAFQPNTYPEDYDLAFRFYKYGLKCIPSENVLHYWRDHTNRASRTHEHYAENNFIDLKINYFLELDHDANRPLTLWGAGHKGKTIAKLLKSKNIPFTWLCDNPKKIGKHIYDVLLVHYHTLHQMKQAQTIVAVANPEDQQHITTYCQDLGMTAALDYFFFC; encoded by the coding sequence ATGGATGACCCACTTATTAGCATTCTTGTACCCTTTAAAAACACCGAGCGTTTCTTGGCACAATGTCTAGATTCAATTCTCGCGCAAAGCTATGCCAATTGGGAGTTGCTTATTGTTGATGACCATTCTACCGACATGAGCTACAACATCGTAGCCAATTACGCGGAAAAGGATAAACGGATCAAGCTTTTCAAAAATGAGAACTCTGGGATTATTGCTGCATTGCGAACAGCCTATCAAAATAGTCATGGCCAATTTATAACCAGAATGGATAGTGACGATTATATGCATCCTGAAAAACTAAAACTCATGCTGAAGGATTTACAAAACTACGGTAGACAACATATTGCCCTAGGATTAGTGTCCTATTTTAGCGAAACCCGTTTGGGTAATGGTTACAAAGCCTACGAAGATTGGCTCAACCAATTGAGTATAGGAGGAAATAACTATAGCCAAATTTACAAAGAATGTGTTATCCCCTCCCCTTGTTGGATGGTACATCGCGATGATTTCGAAATCTGTAGAGCCTTTCAACCCAATACCTATCCTGAAGATTACGATCTCGCTTTTAGGTTTTACAAGTATGGCTTAAAATGTATTCCTTCTGAAAATGTCTTGCACTATTGGCGAGATCACACAAATCGCGCCTCACGAACTCATGAGCATTATGCTGAAAATAATTTTATAGACTTAAAAATCAATTATTTTCTTGAACTTGATCATGATGCAAACAGACCTTTGACCCTTTGGGGAGCAGGTCATAAAGGCAAGACTATCGCAAAACTTCTGAAATCTAAGAATATACCGTTTACGTGGCTTTGTGACAATCCTAAAAAAATTGGAAAGCATATCTATGATGTGCTTTTAGTCCACTACCACACGCTACACCAAATGAAACAAGCACAAACGATAGTCGCCGTGGCCAATCCTGAAGACCAACAGCATATTACTACATATTGTCAGGATTTGGGCATGACGGCTGCCTTAGACTATTTCTTCTTCTGCTAA
- a CDS encoding DUF1572 domain-containing protein, translating into MFRNIMTFTSQTAKHLKDVYFGGNWTSVNYKNTLSEIDWKEATTKIEGCNTIATLVYHTNYYIEAVTKVLKGNPLNAKDEFSFETPPITSEEDWRKLIEKSLNDAHAFTELIQKLPKTILQEDFTDNKYGNYFRNLHGIIEHCHYHLGQIVILKKLITNNA; encoded by the coding sequence ATGTTCAGAAACATCATGACGTTTACATCGCAGACCGCAAAGCATTTAAAGGACGTCTATTTTGGTGGCAACTGGACCAGTGTAAATTATAAAAATACACTGTCTGAAATTGATTGGAAAGAAGCCACAACAAAAATTGAAGGCTGCAATACCATAGCCACACTGGTTTACCACACCAACTATTACATCGAAGCCGTGACCAAAGTCTTAAAGGGCAATCCCTTAAACGCAAAGGATGAATTTAGTTTTGAAACACCACCGATAACTTCCGAAGAAGATTGGCGTAAACTCATTGAAAAATCCTTAAATGATGCTCATGCCTTTACAGAGCTCATTCAAAAACTGCCAAAGACAATACTACAAGAGGATTTTACTGATAACAAATACGGGAACTACTTTAGAAATCTCCATGGTATTATTGAACACTGTCATTATCATTTAGGTCAGATTGTGATTTTAAAGAAACTAATTACCAACAACGCATAA
- a CDS encoding proline dehydrogenase family protein: MVDIALKNQLFDNTKVAFSLKSDSELERAYFLFKMISHEPLVRIGTAATNFALKAHLPVEGLIRATVFDHFCGGVSEDDCMKVVDNMFEKGVSSVLDYSVEGKKNEANFDAAAEKIIKIIKFADEKEAMPIVVFKPTGFGRFFLYQKKGEGKAFTSEEQAEWDRIVARYDSVCALAKERDVEVLIDGEESWMQDAADDLCEDMMRKYNIEKPIVYNTLQTYRWDRFDYLKDLHKRAQENGHKVGFKIVRGAYMEKERERAEDKGYDSPICENKKATDDNFNDCLRYCLKNLNGISVFIGTHNEYSCYLAMDMMKDLNVDKKDNNVWFGQLYGMSDHISFNLAEEGYNVAKYVPFGPVKDVMPYLIRRAEENTSVAGQTSRELNLLKKEKQRRKG; encoded by the coding sequence ATGGTAGATATTGCATTGAAAAATCAACTTTTTGATAACACTAAAGTCGCTTTCAGTCTGAAATCTGATTCAGAACTAGAACGTGCCTATTTCCTTTTTAAAATGATTTCCCACGAGCCGTTGGTAAGAATTGGGACAGCAGCCACTAATTTTGCCTTGAAGGCGCATTTGCCTGTCGAGGGTCTCATTAGGGCCACTGTTTTTGATCATTTTTGCGGAGGTGTGAGTGAAGATGATTGTATGAAGGTGGTGGATAATATGTTTGAAAAAGGGGTGAGCTCTGTTTTAGATTATTCTGTAGAAGGCAAAAAGAATGAGGCCAATTTTGATGCTGCCGCGGAAAAAATCATAAAGATCATTAAGTTCGCAGATGAAAAAGAAGCCATGCCTATTGTAGTATTTAAACCCACAGGGTTTGGTCGTTTCTTTTTATATCAAAAAAAGGGAGAGGGTAAAGCCTTTACTTCAGAAGAACAAGCGGAGTGGGATCGCATTGTAGCCCGTTATGACAGCGTTTGTGCTTTGGCAAAAGAACGTGATGTTGAGGTGCTTATCGATGGTGAAGAAAGTTGGATGCAAGACGCTGCAGATGATCTTTGTGAAGACATGATGCGCAAATACAACATAGAAAAGCCAATAGTCTATAATACGTTACAAACGTACCGTTGGGATCGATTTGATTATCTCAAAGATCTACATAAAAGGGCTCAAGAGAATGGTCATAAAGTAGGATTCAAGATCGTGAGAGGTGCCTATATGGAGAAAGAACGTGAAAGAGCTGAGGATAAGGGATACGATTCTCCAATTTGTGAAAATAAAAAAGCGACAGACGATAACTTTAATGATTGTTTACGCTATTGCCTTAAAAATTTAAATGGTATCTCTGTGTTTATTGGCACTCACAATGAATATAGCTGTTATTTAGCGATGGATATGATGAAAGATCTCAACGTCGATAAAAAAGATAATAATGTCTGGTTTGGTCAGTTATACGGAATGAGCGATCACATCAGCTTTAATTTAGCGGAAGAAGGTTACAACGTAGCTAAATACGTACCTTTTGGACCAGTAAAAGATGTGATGCCCTACTTGATTAGACGCGCAGAAGAGAATACTTCTGTAGCAGGACAAACTAGTAGAGAGTTGAATTTACTAAAGAAAGAAAAGCAACGCCGAAAAGGTTAA
- the tsaE gene encoding tRNA (adenosine(37)-N6)-threonylcarbamoyltransferase complex ATPase subunit type 1 TsaE — MEFDYDIKDINKLATSLLDQFSSKIILFHGDMGAGKTTLIKALVQSLGSDDVVSSPTFSLVNEYEITDDKIYHFDLYRIKDENELLDIGFEDYIHSKHWVFIEWPEKAKDFIPIDSQLITIKTTKKTSRAIILSSNTNKKTNEAMKQQ, encoded by the coding sequence TTGGAATTCGATTACGACATAAAAGACATCAATAAATTGGCAACTAGTCTTTTAGATCAGTTTTCTTCTAAAATCATTCTTTTTCATGGAGACATGGGAGCTGGAAAAACAACGCTTATAAAAGCATTGGTTCAATCACTTGGAAGTGATGATGTGGTAAGTAGTCCTACCTTTTCTTTAGTTAACGAATATGAGATTACTGATGATAAGATCTATCACTTCGATTTATATCGTATAAAAGATGAGAATGAATTGCTTGATATTGGTTTTGAAGATTATATCCATTCTAAGCATTGGGTATTTATTGAATGGCCCGAAAAAGCCAAAGACTTTATCCCAATTGATTCTCAATTAATTACTATAAAGACGACAAAAAAGACCTCTAGAGCAATAATTTTGAGTTCAAACACCAATAAAAAAACAAATGAAGCTATGAAACAGCAGTAA
- a CDS encoding OstA-like protein, with translation MNLFFRSLLILSCWFSVVNLHAQQPKKIKIEYFGFATRDSLLGDNITTFVRSDQSQIHVIHEGIDMFCDKAIYYQDEDFIEAFSNVSMVQGDTITMNSKYVEYSGITQLAFAAGDVVLTEPQSVLTTDTLYFDRTKQEAFYNTKGKVVRDSSGTITSQIGRYYMNDSKYRFIKDVVLVNPDYTLNTEQLDFYSESGYAYMFGPSTIVGEASTIYCERGFYNTNDDTGYFIKNSKINYNNRVVEGDSLYFNRKNSFASATNNIKVTDTINNSVIKGHYAEVFREKDSVFITKRALAISVQEKDSLYIHADTLMVTGKPEHRITRAYYHAKMYKSDMSGKADSIHADHKSGLTQLINLKRYNSGDAFAVKRKPLIWNQGNQMSGDSIHLISNVEKEQLDSLKVFDDAFLISKDTLGDGFNQIKGQKLIGLFNDNELYNVDIIKNAEVIFYTRDDKDSLVGINKSKSGSINLKFDGPYKIITLINQVDGNINPESLFPENARKFRGFDWRGDERPESVEDLFSEDPPLQLPTIKGLEPYVPEEAFFDEAMMERVDTAKEKDKDEINKAGRNIPKSKTLLKKDTISSKKSKTTKKPLINTKDKRQ, from the coding sequence TTGAATTTATTTTTTCGAAGTCTTTTAATTCTATCCTGCTGGTTTTCAGTTGTAAATTTACATGCGCAGCAACCAAAAAAAATCAAGATTGAGTATTTTGGTTTTGCCACAAGAGATAGCCTACTTGGGGATAATATAACCACATTTGTACGTAGCGATCAATCACAAATTCACGTGATTCATGAAGGGATCGATATGTTTTGCGATAAGGCCATTTACTACCAAGACGAAGACTTTATTGAAGCCTTTAGCAATGTGAGTATGGTACAAGGCGATACCATCACCATGAACTCAAAATACGTTGAATATAGCGGTATTACGCAATTAGCATTTGCTGCAGGAGATGTTGTTTTAACCGAACCACAATCTGTATTGACCACGGATACCCTATATTTTGACAGAACCAAACAAGAGGCTTTTTATAATACAAAGGGTAAAGTTGTAAGAGATTCTTCGGGCACCATCACGAGCCAAATTGGCAGGTATTACATGAACGATTCGAAATACCGTTTCATCAAGGATGTGGTATTGGTCAATCCTGATTATACACTCAACACCGAACAACTCGATTTTTATTCAGAATCTGGTTATGCCTATATGTTTGGCCCCTCAACGATTGTTGGAGAAGCCAGTACCATTTATTGCGAGCGTGGTTTTTACAACACCAACGACGATACGGGTTATTTTATAAAAAATTCAAAAATCAATTATAACAATCGTGTTGTAGAAGGTGATAGCCTCTATTTTAATAGAAAAAACAGTTTCGCTTCTGCCACCAACAACATCAAGGTAACAGATACGATAAACAACTCGGTTATTAAAGGTCATTATGCAGAGGTCTTCCGAGAAAAAGATTCTGTATTTATTACTAAACGGGCCTTAGCCATTTCTGTTCAAGAAAAAGATTCCCTTTACATTCATGCCGATACATTAATGGTGACAGGCAAGCCAGAACACCGCATCACCAGAGCCTATTACCATGCCAAAATGTACAAAAGCGACATGAGCGGCAAGGCAGACAGCATTCATGCCGATCACAAGTCTGGCTTAACGCAACTTATAAATTTGAAGCGCTATAACTCAGGTGATGCTTTCGCTGTAAAACGAAAACCATTGATATGGAATCAAGGCAACCAAATGTCTGGGGATTCCATTCATTTGATTTCAAATGTAGAAAAAGAGCAACTGGATTCTTTAAAAGTGTTTGATGATGCCTTTCTTATTAGTAAAGACACCCTTGGTGATGGTTTCAATCAAATTAAGGGACAAAAACTTATTGGTTTATTCAATGACAATGAACTTTATAATGTTGACATTATTAAAAACGCAGAGGTGATTTTCTACACTAGAGATGATAAAGATTCTTTAGTAGGTATCAATAAATCGAAATCAGGAAGCATTAACCTCAAGTTTGATGGACCATACAAAATCATCACTTTAATCAATCAAGTGGATGGCAATATTAATCCGGAAAGCTTATTTCCAGAGAATGCCAGAAAATTTAGAGGTTTTGATTGGCGAGGAGATGAACGTCCCGAGAGTGTAGAGGATTTGTTTAGTGAAGACCCACCATTGCAGTTACCTACTATTAAAGGTTTGGAACCCTATGTTCCCGAAGAAGCCTTTTTTGATGAAGCCATGATGGAACGCGTCGATACCGCTAAGGAAAAAGATAAAGACGAAATCAATAAGGCTGGCAGAAACATTCCAAAGTCTAAAACATTACTTAAAAAAGATACCATCTCGTCTAAAAAGTCAAAAACAACAAAGAAACCTCTTATTAATACCAAGGACAAAAGACAATGA
- a CDS encoding alanine dehydrogenase, translating to MNKSLSPFTKAQLMPQEEMLEVYRKKSELFIGIPKETHFQEKRVCLTPDAVSALVSNGHRVMIESGAGEGANFKDKAYSDAGAEVTRDTSKVFSCPILLKVEPPSKDEIQMINPQTLLISALQLKTQSKSYFEALASKRVTALAFEFIKDEDGAYPAVRALSEIAGTASVLIASELLSNVNGGNGLMFGNISGVPPVEVVIIGAGTVGEFAARSAMGLGANIKVFDNSITRLRCIQANLGRTFYTSTLQPKNLIKALKRCDVAIGAVKGKNRAPIIVTEAMVSTMKAGAVIIDVSIDMGGCFETSEVTNHDQPTFEYNNVTHYCVPNIPARYSRSASVSISNIFTPYLLKIAEDGGIEDAIRYDRGLKNGLYFYHGILTNKSVADWFDLDCSDVNLLIF from the coding sequence ATGAACAAATCCCTTTCTCCCTTTACCAAGGCACAATTGATGCCTCAAGAAGAAATGCTCGAAGTCTACAGGAAAAAAAGCGAGCTTTTTATTGGCATTCCTAAAGAAACCCATTTTCAAGAAAAGCGAGTCTGTCTTACGCCAGATGCAGTTTCTGCTTTGGTATCTAATGGTCATCGTGTAATGATAGAGTCTGGCGCCGGAGAAGGTGCCAATTTTAAAGATAAGGCCTACAGCGATGCTGGTGCCGAGGTTACTAGAGACACCTCTAAAGTGTTCTCATGCCCTATTCTGCTCAAAGTAGAGCCACCGTCAAAGGATGAAATTCAAATGATTAATCCTCAGACGCTGCTCATTTCTGCTCTACAGTTAAAAACACAATCAAAATCCTATTTTGAAGCTTTAGCTTCTAAAAGAGTCACCGCCTTAGCCTTCGAATTTATAAAAGATGAGGACGGCGCATACCCTGCAGTAAGAGCCTTAAGCGAAATTGCAGGAACAGCCTCTGTATTAATTGCTTCAGAATTACTCTCAAATGTAAATGGCGGTAACGGACTTATGTTCGGTAACATATCTGGCGTTCCACCTGTTGAAGTGGTTATCATTGGCGCTGGAACCGTTGGCGAATTTGCCGCTCGCTCTGCTATGGGCCTTGGAGCTAATATTAAGGTTTTTGATAATAGCATCACAAGGTTGCGCTGCATTCAAGCCAATTTGGGCCGTACATTTTACACCTCAACCCTTCAACCAAAAAATCTCATTAAAGCATTAAAACGCTGTGATGTTGCTATAGGAGCAGTAAAAGGAAAAAATAGAGCGCCAATTATAGTTACCGAAGCTATGGTGAGCACGATGAAAGCTGGTGCAGTAATTATAGACGTGAGTATTGATATGGGCGGATGCTTTGAAACAAGCGAAGTCACCAATCACGACCAACCCACATTTGAATACAACAACGTCACACATTACTGTGTGCCAAACATACCAGCACGATACTCTAGATCTGCCTCAGTATCAATAAGTAATATTTTTACACCGTACCTTCTAAAAATTGCAGAAGATGGTGGTATTGAAGATGCCATAAGATATGACCGCGGTTTAAAAAATGGGTTGTATTTTTACCACGGCATTTTAACCAACAAATCGGTTGCAGATTGGTTTGATCTGGATTGTAGCGATGTGAATTTATTGATCTTCTAA
- the aroB gene encoding 3-dehydroquinate synthase: protein MNSIPLKNYSVHFNSNAYTSLNAHLNDASFSKLFILVDSNTHQHCLSKFLSEVHSEIDIEVIEIEAGESHKTIDNCVGVWNALAELGADRKSLLVNLGGGVVTDLGGFVASTFKRGISYINVPTSLLAMVDASVGGKTGVDLGPLKNQVGVISSGDMVLIDTSFLDTLPQNQLKSGLAEMLKHGLIKDKAYFDKLTDLKKLTLNDLDQLIYDSVIIKKDIVTLDPLEQGIRKHLNFGHTLGHAIESYFLSHPEKEELLHGEAIAIGMILESYISRELLDFPSEDLDYITQALLDIYNPVEIMPVDYDAIIELLKYDKKNEHGNINFVLLEDIGNPKVNCLVDNNMIKESFEFYTQKCSETS, encoded by the coding sequence ATGAATTCCATACCATTAAAAAATTACAGCGTTCATTTCAATTCCAACGCTTACACCTCACTTAATGCGCATCTAAATGATGCGTCATTTTCAAAGCTTTTTATTTTAGTAGATAGCAACACACACCAACATTGCCTTAGTAAATTTCTCTCTGAGGTTCATTCTGAAATTGACATAGAGGTGATAGAAATTGAAGCAGGAGAATCTCATAAAACCATAGATAATTGTGTTGGTGTTTGGAATGCTCTAGCCGAGTTGGGTGCAGATCGCAAAAGCTTGCTCGTCAATCTTGGTGGTGGCGTTGTGACTGATTTGGGTGGCTTTGTAGCATCTACATTTAAAAGAGGAATTAGCTACATTAATGTTCCTACCTCACTATTGGCCATGGTAGATGCATCTGTTGGCGGTAAAACAGGCGTAGACCTTGGTCCTTTAAAAAATCAAGTTGGCGTTATTAGCTCTGGTGATATGGTATTGATTGACACCTCTTTTTTAGATACCCTTCCTCAAAATCAGCTTAAATCTGGTTTAGCCGAAATGTTAAAACACGGCCTTATTAAAGACAAAGCGTATTTTGACAAACTCACCGACTTAAAAAAGTTAACGCTCAATGATCTTGATCAATTGATTTACGATTCTGTAATCATTAAAAAAGATATTGTAACGCTTGATCCACTAGAGCAAGGCATTAGAAAACATCTCAATTTTGGCCATACGTTAGGGCACGCGATAGAATCTTATTTTTTGAGTCATCCAGAAAAAGAAGAACTATTACATGGCGAAGCCATCGCCATCGGCATGATATTGGAATCTTATATATCTCGTGAATTATTAGACTTTCCTTCCGAAGATCTTGACTACATCACACAGGCACTGTTAGATATTTATAATCCCGTAGAGATTATGCCTGTTGATTACGATGCTATTATAGAACTATTAAAATACGACAAGAAAAATGAGCACGGCAACATCAATTTCGTTCTGCTGGAAGATATTGGTAACCCAAAGGTCAATTGCTTAGTCGATAACAACATGATCAAGGAAAGTTTTGAGTTCTACACCCAAAAATGTTCAGAAACATCATGA
- a CDS encoding (4Fe-4S)-binding protein, producing MKTKPNVFSNSEITVTYSPCQCINAERCAKELSNVFRHSVIPWIDLDAASTDEIINQIKKCPSGALEFHYNKRMAM from the coding sequence ATGAAAACAAAACCTAATGTTTTCAGTAATTCTGAAATTACTGTCACCTACAGTCCGTGCCAATGCATAAACGCTGAGCGTTGTGCAAAAGAGCTCTCTAATGTGTTTAGACATTCAGTCATTCCATGGATTGATCTCGATGCCGCTTCAACAGACGAGATTATAAATCAAATCAAAAAGTGTCCATCAGGTGCTTTAGAATTTCATTATAATAAACGAATGGCCATGTGA
- a CDS encoding peptidase M61 encodes MIKRFSYILSLSVLLIACGPKSNINDLATANPISTSINLSEVSNDKAPVVINPGRLTEETVTYRLPRVVQGTYSVSDFGKYIDDFKALDYDGNELATSKVDDNTWTITNATKLDKITYNVNDTFDQEVAGGIGGEQPFSPSGTNIEPDNYVLNLHGFIGYFDNLKNAQYTLDVTAPATFERTSALQTTNTKSSEDGTQMTTSYFAPRYFDITDNPMMYGDLDVEEFMVGDIKIVLSVYSPNNVHTAASMKETVYKMMEAQKSYLGDVNTTPRYDIYLYLSDGSEGSPKGLGALEHHTSTVVVLQEQSTKEQLAASMVDVVAHEFFHIVTPLSVHSEDVHYFDYNAPTFSKHLWMYEGVTEYFAQHFQVYEGLIEAPEFYATMSQKITTSKRMDDAMSFTTMSENVLEEPYASNYYNVYQKGALIGMCIDIMMREESNGNRSMLSLMKELSAKYGKEKPFEDDNLIEEITSMTYPSVGDFLTKHVAGDTPIDYNVYFEKVGLTFKETQVPTNYIQSGDGFIFDGDREKGVIFFSEGVKNNSFWTEQGVVPGDIIKTINGDALTLQNAQAMIGGMFQWQEGQDIDVKLERDGKEVIVKTKLTPSFTTSKVLAEDENATEKQIETRKAWLKG; translated from the coding sequence ATGATAAAACGTTTTAGTTACATTCTTAGTTTGAGCGTCTTGCTAATAGCTTGTGGGCCAAAATCTAATATTAACGATTTGGCAACTGCCAATCCAATTTCAACTTCTATAAATTTATCTGAAGTTTCCAACGATAAGGCACCTGTGGTGATTAACCCAGGGCGTTTAACTGAAGAAACAGTAACTTATAGATTACCGCGTGTGGTTCAAGGAACCTACTCTGTGAGTGATTTTGGAAAATACATTGACGACTTTAAAGCCTTGGATTATGATGGTAACGAGTTAGCAACTTCAAAGGTTGATGACAATACTTGGACCATTACTAATGCAACAAAACTTGATAAGATTACTTATAACGTTAATGATACATTTGATCAAGAAGTAGCTGGTGGTATTGGTGGCGAGCAGCCTTTCTCTCCTTCTGGAACAAACATTGAACCAGATAATTATGTACTGAATTTGCATGGTTTTATTGGTTATTTTGATAATTTGAAAAACGCACAGTATACTTTAGATGTTACTGCGCCTGCAACCTTTGAAAGAACATCGGCGTTACAGACAACCAACACTAAATCTAGTGAAGACGGTACTCAAATGACGACAAGTTATTTTGCACCACGTTATTTTGATATTACCGATAACCCAATGATGTATGGTGATTTAGACGTTGAAGAATTTATGGTTGGCGATATTAAAATTGTGTTGAGCGTCTATTCTCCAAACAATGTGCATACCGCAGCAAGCATGAAAGAGACCGTTTATAAAATGATGGAAGCTCAGAAATCTTATTTGGGCGATGTCAACACTACACCTAGATATGATATTTATTTATACTTATCAGACGGCAGTGAAGGCTCTCCAAAAGGACTTGGAGCTTTAGAGCATCATACCTCTACTGTAGTGGTACTGCAAGAGCAATCTACTAAAGAGCAATTGGCTGCATCTATGGTAGATGTTGTTGCTCACGAGTTTTTTCATATCGTGACGCCATTGTCTGTCCACTCTGAAGATGTGCACTATTTTGATTACAACGCGCCTACATTTTCAAAACACTTATGGATGTATGAAGGGGTGACTGAATATTTTGCTCAACATTTTCAAGTGTACGAAGGATTGATTGAGGCTCCTGAGTTTTATGCAACCATGTCTCAAAAGATCACAACATCTAAACGTATGGATGACGCCATGAGTTTTACCACCATGAGCGAGAATGTTTTGGAAGAGCCTTATGCATCTAATTACTATAACGTGTACCAAAAAGGCGCACTTATAGGGATGTGTATCGATATTATGATGAGAGAAGAAAGCAATGGCAATAGAAGTATGTTGAGTTTAATGAAAGAGCTATCTGCCAAATACGGAAAAGAAAAGCCTTTTGAAGATGATAATCTTATTGAAGAAATCACTAGTATGACTTATCCATCTGTCGGCGATTTCTTAACCAAGCACGTTGCTGGAGATACGCCAATTGATTATAATGTATACTTTGAAAAAGTAGGGTTGACGTTTAAGGAAACTCAAGTGCCTACCAACTACATCCAAAGTGGCGATGGGTTTATTTTTGATGGTGACCGTGAAAAAGGAGTGATTTTCTTTTCTGAAGGTGTAAAAAACAATAGTTTTTGGACAGAACAAGGTGTTGTACCTGGAGATATCATCAAAACTATAAATGGAGATGCGCTTACTTTACAAAATGCTCAGGCGATGATCGGAGGAATGTTTCAATGGCAAGAAGGGCAAGACATTGATGTAAAATTGGAGCGTGATGGAAAAGAGGTCATTGTTAAGACCAAACTAACGCCATCTTTTACAACTTCAAAAGTTTTAGCTGAAGACGAGAATGCTACTGAAAAACAGATTGAAACCCGTAAAGCTTGGTTAAAGGGATAA